GCTTACCCAGTTCGGTGGAAGAGAGCGCTCTAATAAAACTGTCCCGTGCCAGCTCGTCTTGCACCCCAATCGGCATAGTTGCATAAGCCCGCCTGGTCAGGCTCAGAATACCACTTGCCAACGCCTTTAATGATTCCCCCTGAAGTCTCTTTTTGTTACACAGTTCAATACGCAGCATGTTGGGCTGCGCGTCGCTGCCGAAACGGCCCCCCAATGCCTCCACTAGCGCACCGTAGTCGCCCCTATCGCCCGGGGCTAGCGTTAGCAGGCATTCCGACGCCTCCTCCGCCAGGCTCAGGGCAAGCTGTAACGCTTTCGTCTCGTCAGACCACCTCCCAGCTCTAGCCAACAACTCGAATTGAGTGAAAAAAACTTCCCATTTACCTTGTCCGTTGAACTTTGGTAGTTTAGCCGCTACCGTGGCTAATGGCAATAGGTCGCCGCCATCTCTGTTTACATAAGCAGGCCCAGCCATTTCCGCACCCGGTGACGTCGATATCCCCGTCGCCGTGACGTCTGCTCTCGAGCGATGTGAAGGAAAACCCGCCAGTTCTGCCATCTTGCTGACTGACAATTTAACTCCCGCCAAGTGGCTCTCAAGCCCCTCCACGGCAGTCGCCGCCTGACCCTCCCGACCGGGTACCCCCGAGCTCACAACGGACACTTTGTCCGACTCTTCCTTAATTTTCCGCCTCGCCCCAGGCATCATGACCGTAGATGCGAGTCACGCTAAAGCTAACCCGGCCTATACTGAACAGCTAACTCGCCTAGTCTCGATCCCTTAGTTcgaaagcacttctgacaccaatgtaatgacccggctgggtcattaaagagaaaagagacagactccaggtgtacaggtcagaacacaggtttattcctaaactgggctattgttcaggccacagcccacgccgctaatgacgaacgtacacaattatacatgtcgagttaaggtcactctccaaggaacagatcaaggcccgaacagaagagagagatatgagacactcatccctctttatgcatttccaaatcccgcgggattacccatcatacccccccaacctttccatctgtcctgacatatttaacccctgctagtagccatgagaaccataacacacccacaaacacagaacacaataccgggtcgttacactaatgttagctcatctgatgttgtaacgttagctagctgtctGACTATTAGCAAGCTAATTGTCACACCATAAACTTTTTATCAGATGAGTTGGctaatgttgcgcaacatttctctggctagttaacggagaattcgatccagctagcaagatacttaacaatgccaatacttgttccaccacactttctccctcacctcaaactttccaaatcTCAGTTGTTTTTCagttacagctcatgaagtacTCTTTATCACCTTCtcatcaccttctcacccccGTCTCCGTGGTCAGGCTTCTAACGTTACCTCTTCATTGTGGTTCAGGAGACGCGCTGCTGCAACTGCCTTTCTACTCTATGCTGTCTTACCAGAGCGCgcgctgatgctgtaactagcaaattggttttctcttctctcttcagtcGCTTGCTGCGCTGCATTCTtgcattctgttgttatgtaaaggattggctgagccttggatacagccagtatTGCTCCAAACGCGCATTACTCGTccgcttacagccagtagtgatccaaacCACCTCCCTCCCAAACTTCTCTCATCGGACCTACACTAATCACAAAGCTATGTCacctattttggattcaaaacGACGAAAGGGGACTATTGTGCATCCCTGCTAATATCCCTGCTAATGAgagaacattagataaaccctctcaaactttttcagctagttggccttcaaaattgcactgataaacgatggggaatAGTAGCCTGCTCGTACTTCTGCAATGTATGCTTGTCAGAACCCACAttttgacaactgaatgggaaCTTGCCTACCCACCCATTTGATCTATgccaaataaatgtgattgacaACTAAGATATATGTTAACTGAGGATAAGTCATTCAAGTTCAGCATAGTTAGCTAGTTAGGAAAGTGATCTCTAGCTGTAGCCAACAAAAAACGGTATGATTGGGAAAAGTcggtcactcacccactcctccaacgACATGACATCCTCCCAGCAGCTAGCTAGGCTCCGTATTTTTAGCATGCTAAATAAATAGCTACATAAATAGAGTtcggggtgtcaaactcaatcagTGCATGGGCcagattgaaaaaaaaaaatgaattcgTGGCCCAGACTTAGCCATTTTTCTTTTTACAAAAAAAGAAACTTGGAACTGCGAACCAACCCGGGCACTGTATTATTTTGAAAAAAATATGGCCCTTTATAATGTCCACTTATGTACATAGGATACTGTGTATAGCATTTTAACATTAAAACAAACAAGATAAATAATATTTGTCCTGCCTTTGCTGCTATGCTTGCATAATATGCTGCGACCTTAATCAAAAAGTATTTCATAACAAAAACCTAGCTATAAgctgttttaaaaaataaaaaatgtttgcaCTGCATGGATCACCGGTGTGGTTAAATGCAGCATTGCTGTATGGTGCACTCAAAACGTATTGTAGTTGAATAGCCAGCCTAGGCTACTGCTCTGATTTTGCTGTAATAGGCCTACATGTTTTTCCTTTGCATGGTGTTTCGTTGCAGGTTGTTTTTTTAGTTATTCATTGTCAAGCTTTAAAAAACGAAACCAGACAGCAACAATTTAGTAGCCTAGCTAGGACTGTGGCATGTGTCTGTACTCTTTCCCTCCACTGTGCACTGTAAATGGAACACAAATGCAGCGCAATTGAATTCACCTATGCAACCACATCAGGCAGTAATTTCATAAAGTAGATGACTCGACTGAGTCATTTATACTCGCCTGTGCGTAATATTCAGACTGCGGGCCTTGTGTTTGACACGTGTGCTAGCCTCTTACTCACGTTATGACTGACTTttcccttgctagtttgattgtactGACATTCCCAGTTACAGTCGTCCatttcccccccaaaatatttCTGTAATGAAAACTGAAACAGAGCATCCCGAATgggtggaggcagcaaacaatgtgcCAGGctagctgtgatttacaacctgataacAATATTTTTTAGACtaccaaaaaatgtattggtgaattatattaatcatgcattgaactgcatccatctattttGCCAACAATGCGTTACTGTATGTCATGGAATTTTGACTCAAATAGAACCTCTTTTTAAAACCTCATATTGAATTGGTTTCaaagcataaactgggaatttgatatttttgactgATAATATGTTTGTTTCATATTagcaaagtagttaaaacactGTCAGTACCACTTTAAGTTCTGGTGATTTGTAGACCACCAGATAGACATCACAGCAGCACCTAGCTCAGGGAGATCGTTGTGAACAAACAGAATGCCCTAGAATACATAGATCCTATGTCTATCCAGTTCTTTCAGATCTACTGGCTGGAGGCAGGGAACGGGGAAGGGACCAAAACACTGGATTAGAACCCATCCAATGTAGCATTCCAGAACTCACCTACACTGAGCAGCAGTATCAATGCTGCGATCCCAGGTAGAATCACAGAATACTCCCGTTGAAGAAAATACTGGTGGACCACATGATCGCTGTCCACGAACGGCTGGAAAAGGTACAttatcagtcagttagtcagtggACACAAAAACGATTTCAGGCAACAAATTTAATTGCAGATCTaatctatagcctggtcccagaatgGATTGTGCTGTCTTGGAAAATCATTGTTCTAACATGGCAGGTGTTGGcaaaacagcacaaacagatcttggACCAGAATAGCAGATCTAGGCTATAAATTACCTACCAGAATGATTACCCATATTGTGTAGTATGTAAACAACAGGAGGCTGAAGCCAACAAGGCCCATGCCAACTGCTTGGTCTTCCCCTGTGGCCTACAAGAAATTAAGACCAAATGTATGAGTGTGAGGTTAAAAATAGCTAATGCATCATATGAATAGCTATTATTACTAATAATAAGAACACTTAGTACGCATGGTTAGATAGCTTTAAGTATACGGTGATTCATATAACTAACCAGGtaaactagctaacactacgaaGTTTCATTTGACAATCTGGCCAGGTGATAAAATTAACCAGGCATGACACAAAAAAGACAATAGTGTGATAGATTGCTGTAACTACCATACAGTACAGACAGGTTTGAGAGATTATCtaggaagctagctagctaattcagTTTAGCATACACCTTTTCTGGCTTTGACTTGGTCTCTGGAGCTTCCCTAACGACATTTTACCAGCTAATTCGTATATAATTAAATatatttgtggatataaataaaAATGGCAGCATTATGCAGGGTAAATCACAACTTTGTAATTTCTCTCACCATTTCTGACGTGTTGTTTCCGCGTATGAATCACTTCCGTAAACTGCGAAGGTGACCCggatctttttttttttcattgtcaCGTGcccattacagtgaaatgccttttttTGCATGCTCTTGCCTAAcgatgcagtaatcaatatcagtagtactataaCGAAAAAGTtaagtagaacaaaaacacataaTGAATAGAAATAAGATGACCACGAGAAagtaagtaagctatatacagggtcacgCTATATACATAGTTTTCTTGGGAGTTGTTGTTTAAAAAGGTTTCCCACTTCGGTTGTATGCCAGCATCTATAAAGGTTTTCTGTACAAGTCAGGTAGACTAGAGCACCTTGCCAAATGGTGATTCAAATTGAAAATAATTATGTTATCATAATTTACTATTAGGCCTGCTACATACATTACTGTTCTTCCGtttgtcagtggtgtaaagtacttaaataaaaatactttaaagtactacctaagtagtttttggggggtatctgaactttactattcatattttttacaacttttacttttacttgtactttttactccataaattttccctgacacacaaatgtacttgttacattttgaatgcttagcaggacaggaaaatggtccaattcacgcacttatcaagagaacatcgctggtcatcccctgcctttgatctggtggactcactaaacacgcatgcttagtttgtaaatgatgCCTGAGTGTTGGAGTATGCACCTAGCTATACATAAATAAACAAATCTAGAACATTTTGCcgtctgatttgcttaatataagaaatttgaaattatttctactttttttttgatacttaagtacagtttagcaattacatttactattgatacttaagtatattttaaaccaaatacttttagacttttagaagtatgacaattgggtactttttccaccactgcaaatacttttagacttttactcaagtaatattttactgggtgactttcacttttacttgagtaactttctattaaggtatctttacttttactcaagtatgaaaatatgggtactttttccaccactgccattTGTCCATTGCTGTTGGGTTACCTCTCAAATTAGTAGGCGTACCATAATAGAGTGTTACCACCTATGAATCTATTTCAACATCCTCCTTGGTAAATGTGAATGTGGCCACCCAACATCTTGTCATAGTTGTACCCGCTGGAGGATTCATCTTGTCATAGTTGTACCCGCTGGAGGATTCATCTTGTCATAGTTGTACCAGCTGGAGGATTCATCTTGTCATAGTTGTACCCGCTGGAGGATTCATCTTGTCATAGTTGTACCCGCTGGAGGATTCATGACCTGAAATCTCGATCACATGTAAGTGATGGGTGTGTCCTTGAGATGCTAGTGTACACATGTAACTCAGACATATTTCAACTACAAGATGGAGTCAAAGTAACAGCATGATCATCACCGAGGTATAGACTCCTATATGAAATTCTGAGCTACATTGTATTATGGATTTGTAATAAATCAGCCCAAAAGTTTTTCAGATGCCCAACAATAGTTTTATTTCcacaaaatatgacatttacactGACATTTACACTGTAGACATTTACAATCTAAAATAGGAAACATTAGAATAGTGTGTAGAAATATAGTTCCAATTCATCATGTAACAGTGTACCTCCACATGTGAGTTTAAAGTAatagaataaatacattttaggAGAAAAAATTAAGATGAGAAAACTTTGGAGCAAtgcctgtaagtgtgtgtgtaaaataaataTCTCACAATAACTCTGGAAAATCTGAAAAATTGTCATTTCAATAGTCGTCTATTGATATAAATTCATGAAATGTTGATTTTTAAATCATTAAAAGAAAAATCTCATCTTTAATCTTAATCAAGGTCATGAGTTTGGGTGGACCCTCAGAGTCTTGGACTCGTGTGCATAGCTTTAAAATCAATTTACAAAGATGACAAAATAAGAGGTataaaatgaaggttaaataattaAAATAGGTGAAATGTTAGGTCAAGATAGTTGCCCAGACCTATGTGCTGTTATGAATCTAGGAATAGCATATCTGGTCCCCATTCAAGCATGGttactctacctactgagctgaTGAGCCTTAGGAACGGCCCATGTGAGTTTTTGAACCATGAAAGTGATTTACAGTACTCCCCCTCTATCTTCCAGAGAGCAATCTCAGTGTTGACTGCCATCCTCTACCTACTGTAGCAAGTTCTTCAACCCACAACATGGGGTGGATATTCTGGTTGATTTAAAATGCAATGACAAATATTTGATGGTGTGTTGCACCAGAGAAATCTCACCCTGTGTTGATGCATTCATATTTCAAATATGCAGGATAAAATCCTTGGCGCTCCATTCATGGCAGCAGAACCTCATGTTAACATGGTTCTACTCTGGTTACAAACAGTCAAGTACGTAGGAAAACAGAACCCAAACAATACAAGGATTATACAACAAGCCCTCTTGTACACATAAAATCAGTAGCAGGAGAATCAGAAACATCAATTATTTTAACTCTAGAGTAGACCAAAAAATGTTTGTAAATTGTATACAATTTTTTTTCGTGTTACAAAGAAGAGAGAGCACAAAGTAAACCAGCCAGCTGGTTTGGAAATACAAAAAACTAAAATATGAATTAAGTGTTTGACATTAGAACTATTATCAGTTTATCATTAATACAAATAATTATTATACTACTAAGAGACAGTGTAATGTAATGAGAGGCAGAGTGAAAGATAGTCGTTTTGCTGTAAAAGCCCCTGTTAAAATACACAGATTCAGTGTCTTACTCATATCAAGTTAATGAAATAGAGGTGAATGGTCCACATCAATTTGACACATTTATTATAATAAAGCTACGAAGAATGTCTGTGTCGTTAACATTTTCCCATGCGTGTGTATTCATGTCAGAGGAGTTTTAGCTTATGCATTTAATGTTTCCTTTTTCTCAAGGACACAGAGTACACCCATACGGTATGCACAGCAACATCTACAACGACAATGATGCACATTGGAAagtgaaacaaaaacaaaagcaCATTGCAACAGCACAAAAATACCAATTTTATTTTTCAAGGGCCAGGATTTTGGACATTTTCTCTCTATGCCTCTGAATGTCAAATCTCAGTATGCTATGAATGTCTGGCATGGTGTAAATAAAACACATCCTTGTTAGGAAGATACAGTATGTTGAGGCTACATGTGTGTAGATAAAAGCCCATGATCACTTTTTCCTTTGAAAGACATTTTACATGAGCAGACTAAAGGCGAAAAGACAGGCTAAGTAATAGGTCCGTTTTCCTGCTGAGGACTCAGGTCAACTGAAAGGATACTCAGGGGTCAAGAACCGTAAGACAGGCGAGTGGCAAGCTGTTTTGATCTCAGCACACATAAACAATTCGACTTGCACACGCACATACATTTGcagcacagacatacacacatgcacgaaCACGCGTGCACAGGcagacgcacacatgcacacacggacATACACGCGCACAATATGCAGACGtttacacacaaactcacacattcTCGTTCCCTCTCCGTCCCTCGCAAAGACGTgcgcaggcacacaggcacaagCACGCATACAAAAGGACATTGTCATTTGGGGATGAGGGTGGAGCTTCTTCTGAAAACCCTCCATTGTTAGCCAGTGCACACCAGGTGCATTGTGCCACATGGGGCAGCTGTATGAGACTGACTCATTGGCTCTGATTGGCTCTGACTACACCATACCTACAATGCAATGTTCTTCTGACACATTCAAAATCCGGGGGCGACAGAAATGAAATTACATTTCCCCTCAGGAAATAGAATAGCTTGGTCATTTTGGAGAAGATGACCAGATACTGTCAGTTGTGTCATTAGAGCCCTTATTCACTTGTAAGTTGATTTCGCTTGATAACGAGGCAACATCTCGGGTGATATTGCGACTTAAGTGGAACGGCAACCGTTGGACAGCTCATATAGCCAAGGCCACATCGAAAGTATTTCACAAAGAAGGATTgtgaagttagctggctaactttagTACCCCACTTCAGTAACTTAACAACATATTATGGGCCCCAATTCAATCAAAATCAGTAAccaggtttaaaaaaaacaatactCTTCCCTTGTAGCGAGAAAGCAAGTTTGAAATAATATGCGTCACACTGTAAACATTGGTTTGTTTAGAACACCGATCCAAAAGTGCTTTTTAGCAGCTCAAGAAGTTTTATAATCATCCCAGAAACCTGGTAACGGACAGCTCCTGTCCTTGAGAACAGGGACTGATGCCATGGGCGTGGTGACTCAAATCAATTAGGTCTGACGTACATGACAGATGAGTGACAGGCCAGGGACAAAACAGTACAGGGAAACCCACCATCCATATATCCTAAGACAGACACATGACTAACAACAAAAATAGAGGAACCAAGAAAAGTTGAGTCTGATTTTCCTACTTTTACAGTATAGTCACCAAGCCAGCTGGTGAACTTCAGGATAGTATTTTACTTTAAGGACGTAAAGCAGACTATATAAAAGACCCAAGGGAGGAGAAGACCAAGGGCGTAGACTAATCAATTACCAACCCTACCTGCATTTACCGAGAGTAATTGATGAATCACACATAGACAATGGCAGTATGTACAGTTGCATATGGCCAGCCATATGTGCACACATTTCTCGTTCTCAGGTCCGTATATAAACATTATCTATTGTGATATTACATATTTATATGCATATATTCTATAACATTCTATAACTTTATAATTCTATAACATGGGTTATTTGGGCTATACAGTAACTTTGACCCCAGGTCTAGTACTGTTGTTCTGGAATCTGAGGATTGCAAGGGGTTCATCGAAAATAGAACATTTCACATTGAAAACCACCCATTGAAGCCTAGTTCAAATGGTCTGTTCAATTTATCCACATCTTTCTTGGTTTTAGCACACTCCCCTCACTTGAATTGATACACAAAATTATACACATAGGGTAAACCATAATGTTCCAACTTGAGGCAGCCACATTTGACTCCAATGCCATTTCCTGATTTTCAGTGTTGCACTACAATTTCCACGATGCGATTgttttccatttctctctctatcaAGCACTTTGCACACTTTACACCTACGGTCCCCCAGATGAAAGCATCGATTTAAAAGCTTTTCTACATTAATGGATTATTCATACGTCACACCTCCCACCTACATCACCTTAAATATCTGCTTAAATGCCTGTTGTATAGTGGTGTTTGTTGAAGTGGTGTATATCAAAAGGAAGCCAGTCGTATGTGcatttgtgcacacacacacacacacatacacacacacacacacaaaacagttCAAAACAGTGGAGTTGTCTTCAGTGTCCCTCATGTACCCTTTGCCCACCAGCTGAGAGAATGAGTgagacggagggagggggggtagagtgATTTGACATCCATCCATCTTCATCGTTAGTGGCTCTCGATCACTACTGGCTCAAAGGCACCAGCAATCACCCTACAGCAAACACATAAGAAGACGAAGGGGTTCAATTCTTTCTTTTATTACCTTAACAAATGATATGTTCTGGATCCTCATAACATACTACACACAGATAATCTTGCATGCACAAATCACCTGTTTCCCAGCTGTGTCCCACTCAGGGCTGTAGTCCCATCTTTGCTGACAAACAATCTGAGGttgctgtctgtgtgtggaaGCAGGAATGAAAGACAAGAAAGAGaaatgtgaaatgtgtataggtgcggagctattgtgaaatagcacagttacaagtggaaatcaaactggatggacaacagaaatagaggaaggactaagaacaaacaagagagaactattataaagtagactgtgtctgtaaaatgtgtataagatgtataaattgaaggtaaaaacagaaatgtttatcagtttactccaattgggggatcggtggtagggtttgcggggaataataataaaggtatactctttaaaaaaagtatgtatgtctatgtaggtatgtgtatgtatatatgtgtatatgtatgcatacgtgaatggatatatatatttacccaaaaagatatgggggattggaaatgatgcagacaattacattggaagcaacattctttccgcaatattaagctgatccacccccaaaaaataaataaataaataaatataaaaaataaaaaaagacaagaaagagagagagggcacacAGAGGGATAAAATAGGTATAGGATAAAATAGTGAGAAGAAGATGGAGAAGCACAACGTTATCACTTGTGTGGTCATTTTCTACGAGCTATTCCATCaacacaattgggccagcgtcgtccgggttagggtttggccggggtaggccatcattgtaaataagaatatgttcttaactgatttgcctagttaaataaaggttaaaaaaatatacaaaataaatacACAATCTTCACAACTAGTCTTCACCGTTCCATCATGGCTACTCCCCTCCGCATACCTTCTTTGTGgttgttgacatcagcaaagttCTGGCTCTGGATGATCTTGTCCACAATGTCGTCGGCGTCGATGCGCGTGTCGTCCACCCAGGTGGGGTGGCTTTCCACAGAGTCCTTCTTCCTCCTGGCAGGTCACATGACATGGTTAACCAACAACACCTGATCGAGGCTTTCTCAGTCATCAGTGATTGCGGTGCAGTTAACACCTGAGCAAGGCTATTAATATCAAATGCTTTTTAGGTCGTAGTAGTCTCATTATATGAAATGTCAAATACTGTTCTTTGACGCGTATCTATTTGACACGGTACGCCGAAACAGGGTTCGATATATTACTGCGGAAAAGTAACCAGCAACCCAGCAACAGATTGGATATTTGTGAATAAATGTAATGACCTCGAAAAATctaaatgtgtgtctgtgtgtatgtgtctgtgtctgtctatgtgtgcgtgtggtgtggcTTGCCTGGAGGGTCTATTGGAGAGCAGGACAGGGCGTAGGGGCCGTATGGGTCTCTCAGGCTTGGTGCCTGGCTCTCCTGGTGTCTGGGGGTCTGCTGCGAGGCGGTGGGCGAAGACGTGGGGGGTCTGGGTAGGGGTGCCCAGGCTCCCGGAGGTACTGCTGCTGGTTGAGGCATTGCGGCGGTGGGTGAGGTCTGTCAAGCTGGAGGAGCGAGAGTGTTCCATGCTGTAGcctgggagagaaggggagggacaaGTAAATCAGACCCCCATATACACACTGTGCATGCACATACAGTACAGATGCACGTGTA
The Salvelinus fontinalis isolate EN_2023a chromosome 10, ASM2944872v1, whole genome shotgun sequence DNA segment above includes these coding regions:
- the LOC129863616 gene encoding dolichol phosphate-mannose biosynthesis regulatory protein-like, with the protein product MATGEDQAVGMGLVGFSLLLFTYYTIWVIILPFVDSDHVVHQYFLQREYSVILPGIAALILLLSVGTFIGVVTWKNRKPKKVD